One genomic window of Bacillota bacterium includes the following:
- a CDS encoding cytotoxin encodes MKYRISFTKNFEKNLKKLSLNEQKIVAGKLKILQENPYHPSLRTKKIKGYEGLFECSVNMDIRILWRYYGSDIIITLDIGHHSIVENI; translated from the coding sequence ATGAAGTATAGAATATCATTTACAAAGAACTTCGAAAAGAACCTGAAGAAGCTGAGCCTTAATGAGCAGAAAATTGTGGCCGGTAAGCTGAAAATCCTTCAGGAAAATCCCTATCATCCTTCTTTAAGAACAAAGAAAATCAAAGGCTATGAAGGATTGTTTGAGTGCAGCGTTAACATGGATATTCGTATTCTTTGGCGTTACTACGGTTCCGATATTATTATTACCCTGGACATCGGCCATCATTCCATAGTTGAGAATATATAA
- a CDS encoding AbrB/MazE/SpoVT family DNA-binding domain-containing protein, giving the protein MLVELRGRSQITIPSEIVKHLGIKEGDKFEVIEKDGGIFLCPVVVYPKSEMARIARLLKETEKELENGDVKSYDDIDKMFEDMGIKLDEV; this is encoded by the coding sequence ATGCTGGTGGAATTAAGAGGACGCTCACAAATTACCATACCTTCTGAAATCGTAAAGCATCTGGGCATAAAAGAAGGTGACAAGTTTGAGGTAATTGAGAAGGATGGAGGCATATTTCTTTGTCCCGTCGTGGTCTATCCAAAGTCGGAAATGGCTCGTATTGCCAGGTTATTGAAGGAGACAGAAAAAGAACTGGAAAATGGCGACGTCAAGAGCTATGATGATATAGATAAAATGTTTGAAGACATGGGGATTAAACTGGATGAAGTATAG
- a CDS encoding DUF4320 family protein, translated as MVFKLLQSKSGEGYVDVIIFIMSAMLVIALAVNVLPVFIAKHQLDYFADELCRTAEIAGRIASETTARERELKEQTGINPAITWTASFVPGTGRVQLNGKITVTLKHTVNIGLFGSFGSFLIELTARATGRSEVYFGGKKMKKFIVCLLCFYITFLSIINVFAIGEGNIDGGGGGMSHGTSEYYWNSGDDGVRVTVIRDSDNTAVSTPVDFTNRHPDNIQVDFGKVSKIQYRNGATLTPTTSTYLYNNPEQPLPRIVSSDGNVNIVAIKSYFTDEQIIRSIASITGFNYEQLIDGKYKLLLEPIAYFTFDGLKVAMTAHEAALYDQQIGGRLRSTMPSLTHKNLPLAMFLETSDLGFPAWDGPTTEKVSDDQIISSLGLGIVRFREADTPVVIGGSDFEYRVDTDVITAITVTAGSRITPDNPATVTFNINGSRYSVTDVVIPEGESQEVWVKWHTPGYPTTLTITASADRGTVSRSTITARVVDLNEKVPPNPTANDEKPDGYSIPAVPNMPQKTTASWGLWSCYWKANWVWEPHWVWVSDGDGGGHWVDNGEWVDRGDWEYTYTNYSASLTASMTVTPDAKVPTASGKTMKSGYGINLNVKTGLWSNALSSAITGAQNVLSYYPEFNYNTYLRLSDMITGGYSAEFELKPNEFSTYGRNGDIIAGAFIICCSNDEGEMISLTDEQSQGHPGQVFIHAGQQDYDVYKD; from the coding sequence ATGGTTTTCAAATTATTACAATCAAAATCAGGTGAAGGCTATGTGGATGTAATTATCTTCATCATGTCGGCCATGCTGGTTATAGCGCTTGCAGTGAATGTCCTTCCGGTATTTATTGCAAAGCATCAGCTGGATTACTTTGCAGACGAGCTTTGCAGGACGGCTGAAATCGCAGGGCGGATTGCCTCGGAAACCACCGCAAGGGAACGAGAGTTGAAGGAACAGACAGGCATAAATCCGGCAATCACATGGACAGCAAGTTTTGTTCCGGGGACAGGCAGGGTGCAGTTGAATGGAAAAATAACGGTCACGCTGAAACACACTGTAAATATCGGGCTGTTCGGCAGTTTTGGCTCATTTCTCATAGAATTGACTGCCAGGGCAACCGGAAGGAGTGAGGTTTATTTTGGAGGTAAAAAAATGAAAAAGTTTATAGTCTGCCTATTGTGCTTTTACATTACATTTTTATCTATAATAAACGTTTTTGCTATAGGTGAGGGAAACATTGATGGAGGCGGAGGAGGCATGAGCCATGGAACAAGTGAATATTACTGGAATAGCGGCGATGACGGGGTGAGAGTAACAGTCATCCGTGACAGCGATAATACAGCTGTTTCTACACCAGTTGATTTTACAAACAGGCATCCGGATAACATTCAGGTTGATTTTGGCAAAGTGAGCAAGATACAGTATAGAAATGGTGCGACATTAACCCCGACTACAAGTACGTACTTATATAATAATCCAGAGCAACCCTTGCCGAGAATAGTCAGTAGTGACGGTAATGTTAATATTGTAGCTATAAAAAGTTATTTTACTGATGAACAGATAATAAGAAGTATAGCAAGTATAACAGGCTTTAACTATGAACAGTTGATAGATGGGAAATACAAGCTTTTATTGGAACCTATCGCATACTTTACATTTGACGGATTAAAGGTTGCGATGACAGCCCATGAAGCAGCTTTATATGACCAGCAGATTGGAGGCAGGCTTAGAAGCACAATGCCAAGCCTCACCCATAAGAATTTGCCCCTTGCCATGTTCCTGGAAACCTCTGATTTGGGATTCCCGGCCTGGGATGGCCCAACCACCGAAAAGGTGTCGGACGATCAAATCATATCTTCACTGGGCCTGGGAATTGTCCGATTTCGGGAAGCCGATACTCCTGTGGTTATTGGTGGAAGTGATTTTGAATACAGGGTTGACACAGATGTAATCACTGCGATTACTGTGACTGCCGGCAGCAGAATTACCCCTGACAATCCTGCGACAGTGACCTTTAATATTAATGGTTCAAGGTACAGTGTAACGGATGTTGTTATACCGGAAGGTGAGAGTCAGGAGGTCTGGGTAAAATGGCATACGCCGGGATACCCTACAACTTTAACCATTACTGCCAGTGCGGACAGAGGTACTGTAAGCCGGTCAACCATAACTGCCAGGGTTGTGGACCTTAATGAAAAGGTTCCACCCAACCCTACGGCAAACGACGAAAAGCCAGATGGATATTCTATTCCTGCTGTACCCAATATGCCGCAGAAAACAACAGCCTCCTGGGGATTATGGAGCTGTTACTGGAAAGCAAACTGGGTATGGGAGCCTCATTGGGTATGGGTTTCGGATGGAGATGGCGGAGGACACTGGGTGGATAATGGCGAGTGGGTAGACCGGGGTGATTGGGAATACACCTACACAAACTACTCGGCCAGTCTTACAGCCAGTATGACTGTCACACCCGATGCAAAGGTTCCAACCGCATCAGGGAAAACCATGAAGTCGGGGTACGGAATTAACCTGAATGTAAAAACAGGTTTATGGTCCAATGCACTGTCGTCAGCAATTACAGGAGCACAGAATGTATTGTCCTACTATCCCGAATTCAATTACAATACATACCTCAGACTGTCCGATATGATAACGGGCGGGTACAGTGCGGAGTTTGAACTGAAGCCCAATGAATTTTCAACCTATGGCAGAAATGGTGATATCATTGCCGGCGCTTTTATAATCTGCTGCTCCAATGATGAGGGAGAGATGATTTCACTTACGGATGAGCAGAGTCAGGGACATCCGGGACAGGTATTTATACACGCGGGACAACAAGATTATGATGTATATAAAGATTAA
- a CDS encoding aminotransferase — MSVGDGIEVWSDEEEHPGNIVTGMRVNGRNIHTSNPGDTVIIGSISGKIREGDRVCKTSDKRLNAAARETFTGRGRRKVGLKGKITLKKGTPLTLRISDGDRNEIRVDSGYRDELGIIITNTSPVCCNEEEMLSIDSKENTGGTYKIRKGDRIAQIVLQAVPKMRLKVVESVGNIGTNRGGGFGSTGMR; from the coding sequence TTGTCGGTAGGGGACGGAATTGAAGTCTGGAGTGATGAAGAGGAGCACCCGGGAAATATTGTTACAGGGATGAGGGTTAACGGCAGGAACATACACACGTCCAACCCGGGGGATACCGTTATAATAGGCAGCATAAGCGGGAAAATACGGGAAGGGGACAGGGTTTGTAAAACCTCCGATAAAAGGCTTAATGCAGCAGCCAGGGAGACCTTTACGGGAAGAGGCCGCAGAAAAGTAGGCTTGAAGGGTAAGATCACATTAAAGAAAGGAACTCCTTTAACTCTCAGGATAAGCGATGGCGATAGAAATGAGATCCGGGTTGACAGCGGGTACAGGGACGAGCTGGGAATAATCATCACCAATACATCGCCCGTCTGCTGCAATGAGGAAGAAATGCTTAGCATAGATTCTAAGGAAAATACGGGAGGTACTTACAAGATACGAAAGGGTGACCGGATAGCCCAGATTGTACTGCAGGCTGTGCCTAAAATGCGGCTCAAAGTGGTGGAGTCTGTGGGCAATATCGGCACCAACCGGGGCGGTGGTTTTGGGTCGACGGGGATGAGGTAG
- a CDS encoding helix-turn-helix transcriptional regulator — protein sequence MVGKRIKQLRQEHKMTQQDFASLLNLNGSAISLYENGKRMPEYDIIIKIANHFNVTVDWLLGRIEERDLVKLEKDYIPKELLNVGVEYLKLAKEMENKSIPPEDIRKIISAINALKKD from the coding sequence ATGGTAGGAAAAAGAATAAAACAATTACGCCAGGAACATAAAATGACGCAGCAGGATTTCGCATCTTTGTTGAACTTGAATGGCAGCGCAATATCCCTTTATGAAAACGGAAAGAGAATGCCTGAGTATGATATAATAATTAAAATCGCCAATCATTTTAACGTGACTGTCGACTGGCTTCTTGGAAGGATCGAGGAGAGGGACCTGGTAAAGCTTGAAAAAGATTATATCCCCAAAGAGTTGCTCAATGTCGGTGTAGAATACCTGAAACTGGCAAAGGAAATGGAGAATAAAAGCATACCGCCTGAAGACATAAGAAAAATCATTTCTGCGATAAACGCTCTAAAAAAGGATTAA
- a CDS encoding TM2 domain-containing protein, translating into MKSKTTALILAILLPGIDRMYLGKIGTGILKFITGGGFGIWWIIDIILIATDKATDNKGNKLQ; encoded by the coding sequence GTGAAAAGCAAAACAACAGCACTTATTTTAGCAATACTTTTACCGGGCATTGACAGAATGTATCTGGGTAAAATCGGCACGGGAATTTTGAAGTTCATTACGGGAGGCGGTTTTGGCATTTGGTGGATCATTGATATAATTTTAATCGCTACCGATAAAGCAACCGACAATAAAGGCAATAAACTTCAATAG